A genomic region of Kribbella sp. NBC_00382 contains the following coding sequences:
- a CDS encoding LamG domain-containing protein, which translates to MRGVAVIAALTLGIATLTGLQASAGSLDDPPVPPAAPQITATFNGAAILNCLDQPTCPQSAVTGEPITFTITTTSPNVVRQRYRFNSITQEVDGANVTLSLVSNGPGLQQLEVQSYNEIGQFSATSYFRLNVGPRPKAVGSWGFDDGSGTTAADGAVVPHPLTLVNGAALDGKGRILGSVALDGTDDYAETADPVIDTSKSFTISAWARPTNASKTGVVAAVGGTNSSAFVLYYDASAKRWLFARTSADVNNPTRYQAASKEAPVNGAWTHLIGTYDAATGALQLFVNGRLQQSASSPTTPAWHAAGPLTIGRAKYAGALTGYFAGSLDQINLWQRVIVAGEIGPLVDPRLGASGHDRLAAGVAAYWPLDNAIKGSNNVWHTPEAVRGADLTVAGVGSSSNQSGAFVDDPERGRVLQLTGKSRESVTLNRPVVDGSLSFTVAVRVKIADPSKPMVIARQGTAGKDTWRLEYKPVDQFSSQWIFARGDAASATETLAVWPVDRETLSEWHLLAGTYVPASGEFDTTKLELTDNLRSFDGSTVPYAATPPRAGDTVVGAARTTGKAFNGRLDDLRLYAGNAQGPKLCEDYPDLDNCGS; encoded by the coding sequence GTGCGCGGAGTCGCCGTCATTGCTGCGTTGACACTGGGGATCGCAACTCTGACCGGCCTGCAGGCCTCGGCCGGCTCACTCGACGACCCGCCGGTACCACCGGCCGCGCCGCAGATCACCGCGACCTTCAACGGCGCCGCGATCCTCAACTGCCTGGACCAGCCGACCTGCCCGCAATCCGCGGTCACCGGCGAGCCGATCACGTTCACGATCACCACGACGTCGCCGAACGTGGTGCGGCAGCGCTACCGCTTCAACTCCATCACCCAAGAGGTCGACGGCGCGAACGTCACGCTGTCGCTGGTCTCGAACGGTCCCGGGCTGCAGCAACTCGAAGTCCAGAGCTACAACGAGATCGGGCAGTTCAGCGCGACCTCGTACTTCCGTCTCAACGTCGGACCGCGCCCGAAGGCAGTCGGTTCGTGGGGGTTCGACGACGGCTCCGGTACGACGGCCGCCGACGGCGCTGTCGTACCCCATCCGCTGACCCTCGTGAACGGGGCGGCGCTCGACGGCAAGGGCCGCATCCTCGGGTCGGTGGCCCTCGACGGGACCGACGACTACGCCGAGACCGCCGATCCGGTGATCGACACCTCGAAGAGCTTCACCATCTCCGCCTGGGCCCGGCCGACGAACGCCAGCAAGACGGGCGTGGTCGCGGCGGTGGGCGGTACGAACAGCAGCGCGTTCGTTCTGTACTACGACGCGTCGGCCAAGCGCTGGCTGTTCGCCCGGACCTCGGCGGACGTGAACAACCCGACCCGCTACCAGGCAGCCTCCAAAGAGGCGCCCGTCAACGGCGCCTGGACGCATTTGATCGGTACCTACGACGCCGCGACCGGTGCGCTGCAACTGTTCGTCAACGGTCGTCTTCAGCAGAGCGCTAGCTCTCCGACCACTCCCGCCTGGCACGCCGCCGGACCGCTCACGATCGGCCGGGCCAAGTACGCCGGCGCGCTGACCGGCTACTTCGCGGGCTCGCTCGATCAGATCAACCTGTGGCAGCGGGTGATCGTCGCCGGCGAGATCGGGCCGCTGGTCGACCCCCGGCTCGGCGCCAGCGGACACGACCGGCTCGCCGCGGGCGTAGCGGCGTACTGGCCGCTGGACAACGCGATCAAGGGCTCGAACAACGTCTGGCACACCCCGGAGGCCGTCCGCGGAGCCGACCTCACCGTTGCGGGCGTCGGGTCCTCGAGCAACCAGTCGGGTGCCTTCGTCGACGACCCGGAGCGCGGCCGGGTGCTGCAGTTGACCGGCAAGTCCCGCGAGTCCGTCACGCTGAACCGCCCGGTCGTCGACGGCAGCCTGAGCTTCACCGTCGCGGTCCGGGTCAAGATCGCCGACCCGTCCAAGCCGATGGTGATCGCTCGCCAGGGGACGGCCGGGAAGGACACCTGGCGGCTGGAGTACAAGCCGGTCGACCAGTTCAGCAGCCAATGGATCTTCGCTCGGGGCGACGCAGCCTCCGCCACGGAGACGCTGGCGGTCTGGCCGGTCGATCGCGAGACGCTGTCCGAGTGGCACCTGCTCGCCGGTACCTACGTCCCTGCGTCGGGTGAGTTCGATACCACAAAGCTGGAGCTGACCGACAACCTTCGTTCCTTCGACGGCTCCACCGTCCCGTACGCCGCCACGCCGCCGCGAGCCGGTGACACCGTGGTCGGTGCCGCCCGTACGACCGGCAAGGCATTCAACGGCCGCCTCGACGATCTGCGGCTCTACGCGGGCAATGCGCAAGGACCGAAACTCTGCGAAGACTACCCAGACCTCGACAACTGCGGCTCCTAA
- a CDS encoding SUKH-3 domain-containing protein produces the protein MAEFEELGAKCLPAAGWREGRQVDADKDRQAYLDDGYEWPGFVDSLLAEFGGLIFGEPFGPFGDILTIDAALAVSGIYKERVEEYEEFLRLKLFPVGVGARGVLTVVLSPDGSFHGGYDDHLEFLGGTVREMLGRLTAGGGVKVR, from the coding sequence GTGGCCGAGTTCGAAGAGTTGGGCGCGAAGTGCCTCCCCGCGGCTGGCTGGCGGGAAGGCCGGCAGGTCGACGCGGACAAGGACCGGCAGGCTTATCTCGACGATGGATATGAGTGGCCGGGTTTCGTCGACTCACTGCTGGCGGAGTTCGGTGGATTGATCTTCGGCGAGCCATTCGGCCCTTTTGGCGACATCCTGACGATCGATGCCGCCCTGGCGGTCTCCGGGATCTACAAAGAGCGGGTCGAGGAGTACGAGGAGTTTCTGAGGCTGAAACTGTTCCCTGTCGGTGTTGGAGCCCGGGGCGTCCTGACCGTTGTGCTCAGCCCAGACGGCTCGTTCCACGGCGGCTATGACGATCACCTGGAGTTCCTGGGCGGCACCGTGCGCGAAATGCTCGGCCGGTTGACCGCAGGCGGCGGCGTCAAAGTGCGCTAG
- a CDS encoding DUF402 domain-containing protein, which yields MEMVRTLFCKYDGKPHRLLESINLGEDEHGLWVGSLPGSRGQRADGTWVTIDHHRVRLYPRGQWWSALFNDTPHPTRIYCDITTPPVFGVDSVTTVDLDLDIRLLRDGTIKVMDEDEFLTHQKLYDYPPQIVATAQATCAWVVANIATAEPFTTVYKTYLENLRALSITS from the coding sequence ATGGAGATGGTGAGGACACTCTTCTGCAAGTACGACGGCAAGCCACACCGCCTCCTTGAGTCCATCAATCTCGGCGAGGACGAACACGGCCTGTGGGTGGGTTCCTTACCCGGCTCCCGCGGCCAGCGAGCCGACGGCACCTGGGTGACGATCGACCACCACCGAGTCCGCCTCTACCCCCGAGGCCAATGGTGGAGCGCCCTATTCAACGACACCCCGCACCCCACCCGGATCTATTGCGACATCACCACCCCACCCGTCTTCGGCGTCGACTCGGTCACCACAGTCGACCTGGACCTGGACATCCGCCTCCTGAGAGACGGCACCATCAAAGTCATGGACGAAGACGAATTCCTCACCCACCAAAAGCTCTACGACTACCCGCCCCAAATAGTCGCCACCGCCCAAGCCACCTGCGCCTGGGTAGTAGCCAACATCGCCACCGCCGAGCCTTTCACCACCGTCTACAAGACCTACCTCGAAAACCTCCGGGCCCTAAGCATCACCAGCTAG
- the dxs gene encoding 1-deoxy-D-xylulose-5-phosphate synthase, whose protein sequence is MRVLETVEGPADLKAMADAQLRELASEIRDVLVETVSRTGGHLGPNLGMVEITLAMHRVFESPRDRLIYDTGHQTYVHKLLTGRAAKFDTLRQEGGLSGYPSQAESEHDVVENSHASTSLSYADGLAKAYRLRKEDRHVVALIGDGGLTGGMAWEALNNIAAAKDLKLVIIVNDNGRSYSPTVGGLATHLTSLRTNPRYEKILDLVKKNLGRTPYVGPPMYEVLHGVKKGLKDMLAPQGMFEDLGLKYVGPVDGHDRQAMEDALAKAKAFGGPVIVHAVTQKGFGYAAAEQDEEDNFHQVRPKSKPRGWTDVFADEIIEIGHRRPDVVAITAAMLHPTGLAAFAEEFPDRIFDVGIAEQHAVTSAAGLAMGGLHPVVGLYATFLNRAFDQLLLDVALHKCGVTFVLDRAGVTGDDGASHNGMWDMSILQIVPGLRLAAPRDGSRLRELLNEAVEVDDAPTVLRYAKGEVFPDIEAIDRVGGCDVLVRTGTDVLIIGIGSMAATAVDVSQRLQQQGFGVTVVDPRWVKPVDPKLVELAGQHKFVVIIEDNGRVGGCGAAISQTLRDAGVTTPVRDFGIPQKFLEHAKRDKILQEIGLTGQGLARDVIEMIAKQGDAITSESDTASGRPGGA, encoded by the coding sequence ATGCGCGTTCTGGAGACCGTCGAAGGCCCGGCGGACCTCAAGGCGATGGCCGACGCCCAGCTGCGTGAGCTGGCCTCGGAGATCCGTGACGTCCTGGTGGAGACGGTGTCGCGGACGGGTGGCCACCTCGGGCCCAACCTGGGCATGGTCGAGATCACGCTGGCGATGCACCGGGTGTTCGAGTCGCCGCGCGACCGGCTGATCTACGACACCGGTCACCAGACGTACGTCCACAAGCTGCTCACCGGCCGGGCGGCGAAGTTCGACACGCTCCGTCAGGAGGGCGGCCTGTCCGGCTACCCGAGCCAGGCCGAGTCCGAGCACGACGTGGTCGAGAACAGCCACGCCTCGACGAGCCTCTCGTACGCCGACGGCCTGGCCAAGGCGTACCGGCTGCGCAAGGAGGACCGGCACGTCGTCGCGCTGATCGGCGACGGCGGCCTGACCGGCGGGATGGCCTGGGAGGCGCTCAACAACATCGCCGCGGCCAAGGACCTCAAGCTCGTCATCATCGTCAACGACAACGGCCGCTCCTACAGCCCGACCGTCGGCGGCCTGGCGACGCACCTGACCAGCCTGCGCACCAACCCGCGGTACGAGAAGATCCTCGACCTGGTCAAGAAGAACCTCGGCCGCACCCCGTATGTCGGCCCGCCGATGTACGAGGTGCTGCACGGCGTGAAGAAGGGCCTCAAGGACATGCTCGCCCCGCAGGGCATGTTCGAGGACCTCGGCCTCAAGTACGTCGGCCCGGTGGACGGCCACGACCGGCAGGCGATGGAGGACGCGCTCGCCAAGGCGAAGGCGTTCGGCGGCCCGGTGATCGTGCACGCGGTCACCCAGAAGGGCTTCGGGTACGCCGCCGCCGAGCAGGACGAAGAGGACAACTTCCACCAGGTCCGGCCGAAGAGCAAGCCGCGCGGCTGGACCGACGTGTTCGCCGACGAGATCATCGAGATCGGCCACCGCCGGCCCGACGTGGTCGCGATCACCGCCGCGATGCTGCACCCGACCGGTCTGGCGGCCTTCGCCGAGGAGTTCCCGGACCGGATCTTCGACGTCGGTATCGCCGAGCAGCACGCGGTGACGAGCGCTGCCGGCCTAGCGATGGGTGGTCTGCATCCGGTCGTCGGTCTCTACGCGACCTTCCTCAACCGCGCCTTCGACCAGCTCCTGCTCGACGTCGCGCTGCACAAGTGCGGCGTCACCTTCGTGCTCGACCGGGCCGGGGTAACCGGTGACGACGGTGCGAGCCACAACGGCATGTGGGACATGTCGATCCTGCAAATCGTCCCGGGCCTGCGGTTGGCCGCGCCCCGCGACGGCAGCCGGCTGCGCGAACTGCTGAACGAGGCGGTCGAGGTCGACGACGCCCCGACCGTACTGCGCTACGCCAAGGGCGAGGTCTTCCCCGACATCGAGGCCATCGACCGCGTCGGCGGCTGCGACGTCCTGGTCCGAACCGGTACCGACGTCCTCATCATCGGCATCGGTTCGATGGCCGCCACCGCGGTCGACGTCTCGCAAAGGTTGCAGCAACAAGGCTTCGGCGTCACCGTCGTCGACCCCCGCTGGGTGAAGCCGGTCGACCCGAAGCTGGTCGAGCTGGCCGGCCAGCACAAGTTCGTCGTCATCATCGAGGACAACGGCCGGGTCGGCGGCTGTGGTGCGGCGATCTCGCAGACGCTGCGCGACGCGGGCGTGACGACGCCGGTCCGCGACTTCGGCATCCCGCAGAAGTTCCTCGAGCACGCCAAGCGGGACAAGATCCTGCAGGAGATCGGTTTGACCGGCCAGGGGCTGGCCCGGGACGTGATAGAGATGATCGCCAAGCAAGGGGACGCGATCACCAGTGAGTCAGACACCGCGAGCGGCAGGCCGGGCGGGGCCTGA
- a CDS encoding APC family permease: MSLLRTKTIEQSIADTDEPEYQLKKRLTALDLTVFGIGVIIGAGIFTLTGRAAKAYAGPGIALSFVFAAICCALAALCYAEFSSTVPVSGSAYTFSYFSLGEIFAWIIGWDLLLELMLGASVVSQGWSTYAKLFLDEIGLGWPDSIGPDAHVNVLAMLLVIVLTILATVGIKESLRVNLVLVAVKLFVVLFVIIAGLFYIKSSNLTPFIPPAVPAPNHDATITTPLIQWIFGAPSTFGVMGLVSGASLVFFAFIGFDVVATTAEEAKNPQRDLPRGILGSLAICTVLYVLVCIVITGMVKYTDISGEAALAEAFRSVGKPGFATLISAGAVAGLTTVVLTLMIGAARVVFAMSRDHLVPARLGKTHPKFGTPYRLTIGIGVTVAIVAGVTPIGKLEEMVNIGTLAAFTLVSIAVPLLRRSRPDIERSFKVPGNPVVPIIAAAICIYLMLNLSLETWIRFLVWMVLGFAVYALYGYRKSRVGETERTGESTRA, from the coding sequence ATGAGTCTGTTGCGAACCAAGACGATCGAGCAGTCGATCGCGGACACCGACGAGCCGGAGTACCAGCTCAAGAAACGCCTCACCGCCCTCGACCTGACCGTCTTCGGCATCGGCGTCATCATCGGCGCCGGCATCTTCACCCTGACCGGCCGGGCCGCCAAGGCCTACGCGGGTCCGGGCATCGCGTTGTCGTTCGTGTTCGCGGCGATCTGCTGCGCGCTGGCGGCGCTGTGTTACGCGGAGTTCTCGTCGACCGTGCCGGTCTCCGGTTCGGCGTACACGTTCTCCTACTTCTCGCTGGGCGAGATCTTCGCCTGGATCATCGGCTGGGACCTGCTGCTCGAGTTGATGCTCGGGGCAAGCGTCGTCTCCCAGGGCTGGTCCACCTACGCGAAGCTCTTCCTCGACGAGATAGGACTGGGCTGGCCCGACTCGATCGGGCCGGACGCCCACGTCAATGTGCTGGCGATGCTGTTGGTGATCGTGCTGACCATCTTGGCGACGGTCGGCATCAAGGAGTCGCTGCGGGTCAACCTCGTGCTGGTCGCGGTCAAGCTGTTCGTCGTGCTGTTCGTGATCATCGCCGGGCTGTTCTACATCAAGAGCTCGAACCTGACTCCGTTCATCCCGCCGGCGGTGCCGGCCCCGAACCATGACGCCACCATCACGACGCCGCTGATCCAGTGGATCTTCGGGGCGCCGTCGACGTTCGGCGTGATGGGCCTGGTCTCGGGCGCGTCGCTGGTGTTCTTCGCGTTCATCGGCTTCGACGTGGTCGCGACGACCGCGGAAGAGGCGAAGAACCCGCAGCGCGACCTGCCCCGCGGCATCCTCGGCTCGCTGGCGATCTGCACGGTGCTCTATGTGCTGGTCTGCATCGTCATCACCGGCATGGTCAAGTACACCGATATCAGTGGTGAGGCGGCGCTGGCGGAGGCCTTCCGGTCGGTCGGTAAGCCGGGCTTCGCGACGCTCATCTCGGCCGGCGCGGTCGCCGGTCTGACCACCGTCGTGCTGACGCTGATGATCGGCGCCGCGCGCGTCGTCTTCGCGATGAGCCGGGACCACCTGGTGCCGGCCAGGCTGGGCAAGACGCACCCGAAGTTCGGTACTCCGTACCGCCTCACGATCGGTATCGGCGTGACGGTCGCGATCGTGGCCGGGGTGACGCCGATCGGCAAGCTCGAGGAGATGGTGAACATCGGCACGCTGGCCGCGTTCACGCTGGTCTCCATCGCGGTGCCGCTGCTGCGCCGGAGCCGTCCGGACATCGAGCGCTCGTTCAAGGTGCCGGGCAACCCGGTGGTACCGATCATCGCCGCGGCGATCTGCATCTACCTGATGCTGAACCTGTCGCTGGAGACCTGGATCCGGTTCCTGGTCTGGATGGTGCTGGGCTTCGCCGTCTACGCCCTCTACGGCTACCGCAAGAGCCGCGTCGGCGAGACGGAGCGCACCGGCGAGAGCACCAGAGCGTAG
- a CDS encoding vitamin K epoxide reductase family protein: protein MSAGVTTTERKSLGWLPWTTLVLSVAGVAVAAYLTYEHFTAGTTLACPDTGVVNCMKVTSSQYSKLFGIPVALLGLLFFVGMTALSLPPLWRTTSSWPSRLRLAAVVVGVVFVCYLIWAELFQIDAICLWCTVVHGLTIILFGLVVIRQALPPLDD, encoded by the coding sequence ATGAGCGCCGGTGTCACGACGACGGAGCGCAAGTCGCTCGGCTGGCTCCCCTGGACGACCCTGGTGCTCTCCGTCGCCGGGGTCGCGGTGGCGGCGTACCTGACCTACGAGCACTTCACCGCCGGTACGACGCTTGCCTGCCCGGACACGGGTGTCGTGAACTGCATGAAGGTCACCAGCAGCCAGTACTCGAAGCTGTTCGGCATCCCGGTCGCGCTGCTCGGCCTGCTGTTCTTCGTCGGGATGACGGCGCTCTCGTTGCCACCGCTCTGGCGTACTACGTCCTCGTGGCCGAGTCGGCTGCGGTTGGCGGCCGTAGTCGTCGGAGTGGTCTTCGTCTGCTACCTGATCTGGGCCGAGCTGTTCCAGATCGACGCGATCTGCCTGTGGTGCACGGTCGTCCATGGCCTGACGATCATCCTGTTCGGCTTGGTCGTCATCCGTCAGGCACTACCACCGCTTGACGACTAG